The Cottoperca gobio chromosome 22, fCotGob3.1, whole genome shotgun sequence genome contains a region encoding:
- the chmp3 gene encoding charged multivesicular body protein 3, whose translation MGLFGRTAEKPPKDLVNEWSQKIRKEMRVIDRQIRDIQREEEKVKRSIKDAAKRGQRDVCVILAKEMIQSKRAVTKLYASKAQMNSVQLSMKNQLAVLRVAGALQKSTEVMKAMQNLVKIPEIQASMRELSKEMMKAGIIEEMLEDTFESMEDGEEMEEEAEEEVDKILFEITAGALGKAPSKVTDALPELQPAAAAAASEDESEEDIEAMQSRLAALRS comes from the exons ATGGGGCTGTTTGGTAGAACAGCAGAGAAACCACCAAAAGACCTG GTCAATGAGTGGTCTCAAAAGATCAGGAAGGAAATGAGAGTGATTGACAGACAAATTCGAG ATATTcaaagggaagaagaaaaagttaaaAGATCCATAAAAGATGCTGCCAAAAGGGGCcagagggatgtgtgtgtgattctcgCAAAGGAGATGATTCAGTCCAAACGAGCTGTCACAAAACTTTATGCTTCCAAAGCTCAAATGAACTCTGTGCAACTCAGCATGAAGAATCAGCTTG cTGTACTGCGTGTAGCCGGGGCCCTGCAGAAGAGCACGGAGGTGATGAAAGCGATGCAAAACCTTGTCAAAATCCCAGAGATCCAGGCGTCCATGAGAGAACTATCAAAGGAGATGATGAAG GCTGGCATCATTGAGGAAATGCTGGAAGATACATTTGAGAGCAtggaagatggagaggagatggaggaagaagcagaggaggaagttGACAAGATCCTCTTTGAGATCACAGCAG GTGCCCTTGGCAAAGCTCCGAGCAAAGTCACAGACGCCCTGCCTGAACTACAGCccgctgcagctgctgcagcttcagaggACGAGTCAGAGGAGGACATTGAAGCGATGCAGTCAAGATTGGCAGCTCTGAGGAGCTAA
- the hspa4l gene encoding LOW QUALITY PROTEIN: heat shock 70 kDa protein 4L (The sequence of the model RefSeq protein was modified relative to this genomic sequence to represent the inferred CDS: deleted 2 bases in 2 codons) codes for MYIFFYHSCNNLQEVNFSALIMSVVGIDVGYQNCHIAVARSGGIETIANEYSDRCTPACVSLASKNRTVGNAAKSQITTNFKNTVHGFKKFHGRAFDDPLVQAEKPKLPYSLHKLANGNAGIKVRYLDEDKVFTIEQITGMLLTKLKETSESALKKPVVDCVISVPSFFTDAERRSVFDATQIAGLNCLRLINDTTAVALAYGIYKQDLPTPEERPRNVVFVDMGHSSFQVSITAFNKGKLKVLATAYDLYLGGRNFDEALVDYFCDDFKSKYKLNVRENPRALLRLHQECEKLKKLMSANSSDLPLNIECFMNDIDVSGRMNRGQFEDMSAQYLMKVEMPLKAVLEQSKLSRDDIYAVEIVGGATRIPAVKERIAKFFGKDVGTTLNADEAVARGCALQCAILSPAFKVREFSITDVVPFPITLRWKSPTEDGLGECEVFSKNHGAPFSKVITFHKKEPFDLEAFYSSPQELPYPDHRIGCFSVQNVVPQPDGDSSKVKVKVRVNVHGIFSVSSASLIEKQKGEGEDMQIDSEPMVQNEGRAEEQTKMQVDQEGQSQGDQQNEDNSSSSKEGASGEKQDPAAGGSKPKVKVKSIDLPITANNIRQLDSDVLNDFVEYEHQMIIQDKLVKEQNDAKNAVEEYVYDLRDKLCGIYEKYVTEEDSNRLSLMLEDTENWLYEDGEDQPKQVYEEKLEALKRLGQPIQDRHRELEDRPRAFEELGKKLQLYMKFVDSYKQKDERYLHLSAEEMSAVEKCVNESMGWMNSMMNAQSKLGITQDPIVKVSEIIAKIQELEDVCNPVINRPKPTVEETPEVTDQNSGAHNGPTAKQAAEGKGDAKQTKPGTKEMEVD; via the exons atgtatatttttttttatcatagtTGTAATAATTTACAAGAGGTGAATTTCAGTGCGCTCATTATGTCAGTGGTAGGGATTGATGTGGGTTACCAAAATTGTCACATCGCCGTGGCCAGGAGCGGCGGCATTGAAACTATTGCCAACGAATACAGTGACAGATGCACACC GGCTTGTGTATCTTTGGCCTCCAAAAACCGCACAGTTGGAAATGCAGCCAAAAGTCAA ATCACAACAAACTTCAAAAATACAGTCCATGGCTTCAAAAAGTTCCACGGCAGAGCATTTGATGACCCACTTGTCCAGGCTGAAAAACCCAAACTGCCTTACAGCTTACATAAACTAGCCAATGGAAACGCTGGAATTAAG GTGCGTTATTTGGATGAGGACAAAGTGTTCACAATCGAGCAGATCACAGGGATGCTGCTCACCAAGCTGAAGGAGACGTCAGAGAGCGCCCTGAAGAAGCCGGTGGTGGACTGTGTCATCTCT GTCCCAAGTTTCTTCACAGATGCTGAGAGGCGATCAGTGTTTGATGCAACTCAAATCGCAGGGCTGAACTGTTTACGGCTAATTAATGATACCACTGCAG tggCTTTGGCTTATGGGATCTACAAACAGGACCTTCCTACTCCAGAAGAGAGGCCAAGAAATGTGGTATTTGTTGACATGGGACATTCATCATTCCAGGTCTCCATCACTGCCTTTAACAAAGGCAAACTCAAG GTCCTCGCCACTGCATACGACCTGTACCTTGGTGGGCGCAATTTTGACGAAGCGTTGGTCGATTACTTCTGCGACGACTTTAAGAGCAAGTACAAGCTTAATGTGAGGGAGAACCCAAGGGCTCTGCTGCGGCTGCACCAGGAGTGCGAGAAACTGAAGAAGCTGATGAGTGCAAACTCCTCCGATCTGCCTCTGAACATCGAGTGCTTCATGAACGACATCGATGTTTCCGGCAGGATGAACAG AGGCCAGTTTGAAGACATGTCTGCTCAATATCTGATGAAAGTGGAGATGCCACTGAAAGCAGTCCTCGAACAATCAA AGCTGAGCCGGGATGATATCTATGCAGTGGAGATAGTTGGAGGAGCCACGAGAATCCCAGCCGTCAAAGAGAGAATTGCCAAGTTTTTCGGCAAAGACGTCGGCACCACGCTTAACGCCGATGAAGCTGTCGCTAGAGGCTGTGCACTTCAG TGTGCAATTCTGTCTCCAGCATTTAAGGTGCGCGAATTCTCCATCACTGACGTGGTTCCCTTTCCTATTACTCTTCGCTGGAAATCCCCAACAGAGGATGGATTGGG AGAGTGTGAGGTGTTCAGTAAGAATCAC GGCGCACCGTTTTCCAAAGTCATCACCTTTCACAAGAAGGAACCCTTTGACCTTGAAGCCTTCTACAGCAGCCCTCAGGAGCTCCCCTACCCAGACCACAGGATAG GGTGTTTCTCTGTACAGAACGTGGTTCCCCAGCCAGACGGAGACAGCTCTAAAGTGAAGGTCAAAGTGCGCGTTAACGTTCATGGCATCTTTAGCGTGTCCAGCGCCTCTCTCATCGAGAAgcagaaaggagagggagaggacatGCAAATTGACTCGGAGCCGATGGTGCAGAACGAAGGCAGGGCAGAGGAACAG ACCAAAATGCAGGTGGACCAGGAAGGTCAAAGCCAGGGGGACCAGCAGAACGAGGACAACAGTTCCAGCAGTAAG GAGGGGGCGTCTGGAGAAAAGCAGGACCCAGCAGCCGGGGGAAGCAAGCCCAAAGTCAAGGTGAAGAGCATCGATCTTCCCATCACGGCCAACAACATTCGACAGCTCGACAGTGATGTCCTTAACGACTTTGTGGAGTATGAG CATCAGATGATTATCCAGGACAAACTGGTGAAAGAGCAGAATGATGCTAAAAATGCTGTTGAGGAGTATGTATACGATCTGCGGGACAAACTTTGTGGGATCTATGAAAAGTATGTCACTGAGGAG GACAGTAACCGGCTGTCACTGATGCTGGAGGACACAGAGAACTGGCTGTATGAGGATGGAGAGGACCAACCCAAACAAGTCTATGAGGAGAAGCTGGAGGCTCTCAag AGGTTAGGTCAACCCATTCAGGATCGACACAGAGAGCTCGAGGACAGGCCGAGGGCTTTTGAAGAGCTGGGAAAGAAACTGCAACTCTACATGAAGTTTGTGGACTCCTATAAACAGAAG GATGAGCGATACTTGCATTTGAGTGCAGAGGAAATGAGCGCTGTGgagaaatgtgtgaatgaaagcaTGGGTTGGATGAACAGCATGATGAACGCACAGAGCAAACTCGGTATTACTCAAGATCCAATCGTCAAAGTA TCCGAAATCATTGCCAAAATACAG GAACTAGAGGATGTATGCAATCCAGTGATCAACAGGCCAAAGCCCACAGTGGAGGAGACCCCTGAAGTGACTGACCAAAACAGTGGAGCTCATAATGGCCCGACAGCAAAGCAAGCAGCAGAAGGGAAGGGAGACGCAAAGCAGACAAAGCCTGGCACgaaagagatggaggtggactGA
- the plk4 gene encoding LOW QUALITY PROTEIN: serine/threonine-protein kinase PLK4 (The sequence of the model RefSeq protein was modified relative to this genomic sequence to represent the inferred CDS: deleted 1 base in 1 codon), translated as MRSRSMWDCLVCCTPSMSQARGTMFDQVIHYFFQNLSADTQAIMDDENLFFAQERRIEDFKVLTLLGKGSFACVYRAKSVRTGLEVAIKTIDKKAMHKAGMVQRVTNEVEIQCRLKHPSILELYNYFEDSNYVYLVLEMCHNGEMSQYLKEQKTAFAEDEARHFMHQIVKGMLYLHTHGILHRDLTLSNLLLTTNMNIKIADFGLATQLTLPNEKHFTMCGTPNYISPEVATRSAHGLESDVWSLGCMFYAFLMGRPPFDTDTVKNTLSKVVLGEYDMPSHVSLEAQDLIHQLLQRDPAHRPSLSAVLDHPFMTQSLLVRTKELGLGDDCSMDSGIATISTACTSSTSASNSSRLLRRTRHMIGSALPNRMAPISTLPRQPNSACFEDTDQWQLHPGDIFHRESRRVHGGDSGQPHSRYLRRAHSSDRSGSTASGQGSGHAELGRCHSEETLTGLRRSVFHMSPTQHPFSEQGRLPSLPVKQSTNCGYLLPTQTAHPPNLQFQDLEGVTNWLNNDGSGQRPADSSTHSSSGSFHSTRAPLGVHNSWTDKPMGRGVNPHHMQHNLPPNSDSYRENIPGAEFQPPHGRELKLPSAKPSVAKEKKTLRDIVLPLCASRLKPIRQKTKNAVVSVLDTGEVCMELLKSHSGQERVKEVLQISCDGSMVTIYQPNGGKGFPVLDCPPAPPEDILICSYEDLPEKYWKKYQYASKFVLLVKSKTPKVTLYTKYAKVMLMENSPSADLEVCFYDGAKTHKTSELVRVVEKSGKSYTVKGEVGLSVLSPESRLYVRLSDEGHGMCLSLEAAITAEEQRSTKSVPFFPITIGRRPTNPDSPCSSSLPSHPVPPDAASPPQPPQITPSMISYDGSDFTTASLSKKTSPLRQDTGKVVKSIFVPNVGWASQLTSGEVWVQFNDGSQLVVQAGVSCITYTSPERRITRYKENEKLPEHVKEKLHCLSTILGLLANPTALHLQPH; from the exons ATGCGAAGTCGTTCGATGTGGGATTGTCTGGTTTGCTGTACACCCAGCATGTCGCAGGCTAGAGGGACGATGTTTGATCAAGTTATTCACTATTTCTTCCAAAACCTTTCTGCTGACACCCAAGCCATCATGGATGATGAGAATTTGTTTTTTGCTCAGGAGCGCAGGATCGAG GATTTTAAGGTCCTCACCCTCCTTGGGAAAGGCTCCTTTGCATGTGTTTACCGGGCAAAATCCGTGAGAACGGGTCTGGAGGTTGCTATCAAAACG ATTGACAAAAAAGCAATGCACAAAGCTGGTATGGTCCAGCGTGTGACAAACGAGGTGGAGATTCAGTGCCGGTTGAAACATCCTTCTATACTTGAG CTGTACAACTACTTTGAGGACAGCAACTATGTGTACTTGGTGTTGGAGATGTGCCACAATGGAGAGATGAGTCAGTACCTTAAAGAGCAGAAGACTGCTTTCGCTGAGGATGAAG CAAGACATTTCATGCATCAAATAGTGAAAGGAATGCTGTACCTACATACCCACGGCATCTTGCATCGAGATCTGACTTTGTCAAATCTTTTGCTGACGACCAACATGAACATTAAGATTGCAGACTTTGGCCTGGCCACTCAGCTCACACTCCCAAATGAAAAGCACTTCACCATGTGTGGGACACCAAACTACATCTCCCCGGAGGTGGCCACTCGCAGCGCTCATGGTCTTGAATCGGATGTCTGGTCACTGGGGTGCATGTTCTACGCGTTCCTGATGGGTCGCCCTCCGTTTGACACGGACACAGTCAAGAACACTCTGTCTAAAGTGGTTCTTGGGGAGTATGATATGCCTAGCCATGTTTCTCTGGAGGCTCAGGACCTGATccatcagctgctgcagagggACCCCGCCCATCGACCCAGCCTCTCTGCAGTGCTGGACCACCCGTTTATGACCCAAAGCCTGCTGGTCAGGACCAAGGAGCTGGGGTTGGGGGATGATTGTTCCATGGACAGCGGCATTGCCACCATCTCCACAgcctgcacctcctccacctcagcCAGCAACAGCAGCCGCCTCCTAAGGAGAACCAGGCACATGATTGGCTCTGCCCTGCCTAACCGAATGGCACCTATTTCAACTCTTCCACGCCAACCCAACAGTGCCTGTTTTGAGGACACAGACCAGTGGCAGCTGCATCCGGGGGACATATTtcacagagagagcaggagggttCACGGTGGAGACAGT GGACAGCCTCATTCTCGCTACCTGAGGAGGGCACACTCTTCAGATCGCTCTGGCTCTACTGCATCCGGCCAGGGGTCGGGTCACGCTGAGCTGGGGAGATGCCACTCAGAGGAGACTCTGACCGGTTTACGAAGATCAGTCTTCCACATGTCCCCCACTCAGCACCCATTTTCAGAGCAGGGGAGgctcccctctctccctgtcaaACAGTCAACAAA TTGTGGGTATTTGTTACCCACTCAGACTGCACATCCACCCAACTTACAATTTCAAGACCTGGAGGGAGTTACTAATTGGCTCAATAATGATG GTTCTGGGCAGAGGCCCGCAGACAGCAGCACTcacagcagcagcggcagcttCCACAGCACCAGAGCACCTTTGGGGGTTCACAATTCCTGGACGGACAAGCCCATGGGCCGAGGTGTGAACCCTCACCACATGCAACACAACCTTCCCCCCAACTCTGACTCGTACAGGGAAAATATACCTGGAGCAGAGTTCCAACCTCCTCACGGCAGAGAATTAAAGCTTCCCTCAGCCAAACCCAGTGtggctaaagagaagaaaacgcTGAGAGACATAGTCCTGCCCCTGTGCGCGTCCAGGCTGAAGCCTATCAGACAGAAGACCAAAAATGCTGTT GTGAGCGTCCTGGACACAGGTGAAGTGTGTATGGAGTTGTTAAAAAGCCACAGCGGTCAAGAGAGGGTCAAAGAAGTCCTTCAGATTTCCTGTGATGGTTCAATG GTGACAATATACCAGCCTAATGGAGGAAAGGGGTTTCCTGTCCTGGACTGTCCTCCTGCGCCACCAGAAGATATTTTGATTTGTAGCTACGAGGACCTTCCAG AAAAATACTGGAAGAAGTACCAATACGCCTCCAAGTTTGTGCTGCTCGTAAAATCTAAGACTCCAAAGGTGACCCTTTACACCAAGTATGCAAAGGTCATGCTGATGGAGAACTCTCCCAGTGCAGACCTGGAAGTTTGCTTCTATGATG GAGCAAAGACCCACAAGACGTCAGAGCTGGTGCGAGTGGTGGAGAAGAGCGGGAAGTCGTACACGGTGAAGGGCGAGGTGGGGCTGAGTGTCCTGAGCCCAGAGAGCAGGCTGTATGTGAGGCTGTCTGACGAGGGTCACGGCATGTGTTTGTCCCTGGAGGCCGCCATCACAGCCGAGGAGCAGCGCAGCACCAAGAGCGTCCCGTTCTTCCCCATAACTATTGGCAG GAGACCCACCAACCCAGACTCCCCGTGCTCGTCATCCCTGCCCTCCCACCCGGTGCCTCCCGATGCAGCTTCACCTCCTCAACCTCCGCAAATCACTCCTTCA atGATCTCCTACGATGGGTCTGATTTCACCACGGCCAGCCTGAGCAAGAAAACCTCCCCGCTGCGACAGGACACAGGAAAAGTGGTGAAGTCGATATTTGTGCCCAATGTTGGCTGGGCATCCCAG CTGACGAGCGGGGAGGTGTGGGTGCAGTTTAACGACGGGTCTCAGCTAGTGGTTCAAGCAGGAGTTTCCTGCATCACCTACACGTCTCCAGAGAGGAGGATCACCAG ATACAAAGAGAACGAGAAGTTGCCAGAGCACGTCAAGGAGAAGCTGCACTGCCTCTCCACCATCCTGGGACTGCTGGCCAACCCCACAGCACTTCACCTACAACCTCATTAA